The following are from one region of the Aspergillus chevalieri M1 DNA, chromosome 1, nearly complete sequence genome:
- a CDS encoding putative calmodulin (COG:Z;~EggNog:ENOG410PJ15;~InterPro:IPR018247,IPR002048,IPR011992;~PFAM:PF13202,PF13499;~go_function: GO:0005509 - calcium ion binding [Evidence IEA]), translating to MPTNTPFKPSPLSFGSPRASPFRRPSTPNSPPQGRSSTPGSSPGRGLPPVPSPSKLNQSYTIDDDPEDSPGYHLNDAPIPPPKFSRELPPSPTKGANLGSSSPILSTRKSNSMMNAASDAAANLSPAQLREIREAFQVLDRDNDGSVNREDVADVLVNIGLNSSAISQFFPPGGPQTINFPTFLNTLSDLVSPLSSRQELINALAAFDDDDSGQVDVNELRDALLHTSPEEGEHPLTEREIDEVLSGYTGRRVFGGKSSKAAGGGKRGEVFQYQEFVDSIMGGTENGRQAETA from the exons ATGCCTACGAATACACCATTCAAGCCCTCTCCTCTGTCGTTTGGCTCCCCACGAGCTTCGCCGTTCCGTCGACCTTCAACGCCAAATTCCCCGCCGCAGGGTCGTTCGAGCACACCCGGGAGTTCCCCAGGTCGAGGACTCCCGCCGGTCCCATCGCCCAGCAAACTGAATCAGTCATACACAAttgatgatgaccctgaaGATTCCCCAGGGTATCACCTTAACGATGCGCCGATTCCTCCGCCCAAGTTCAGCAGAGAACTGCCTCCATCGCCAACCAAGGGAGCCAATTTGGGCAGTTCATCTCCGATCTTGAGTACCAGGAAGTCCAACAGCATGATGAACGCAGCTAGTGACGCAGCAGCCAACCTGTCGCCGGCGCAATTAAGGGAGATACGGGAGGCGTTCCAGGTACTGGATCGGGATAATGATGGTTCCGTGAACCGGGAAGACGTGGCTGATGTGCTGGTCAATATTG GTTTGAATTCATCTGCGATCTCCCAATTCTTCCCACCCGGCGGCCCTCAAACGATCAACTTTCCCACCTTCTTAAACACACTATCCGACCTAGTCAGCCCCCTGTCATCACGCCAGGAGCTCATTAACGCCCTGGCCGCctttgacgatgacgacagCGGTCAAGTTGACGTGAACGAACTACGGGATGCGCTGCTACACACTTCGCCGGAAGAAGGGGAGCACCCACTTACGGAACGGGAAATAGACGAGGTGTTGAGTGGATACACCGGGCGCAGAGTCTTTGGAGGGAAAAGCTCCAAGGCTGCAGGGGGTGGGAAGCGAGGAGAAGTGTTTCAATACCAGGAGTTTGTCGATTCGATCATGGGAGGGACGGAGAATGGGCGGCAAGCTGAAACTGCGTGA
- a CDS encoding WD repeat-containing protein (COG:S;~EggNog:ENOG410PK2D;~InterPro:IPR015943,IPR001680,IPR036322,IPR017986;~PFAM:PF00400;~go_function: GO:0005515 - protein binding [Evidence IEA]): MKASLYDRLWRRESGEQSRYASLSGIYGSKEWVNDLDIVNELGGHMGCINALCWSGSGRLLASGSDDKHVNLYSYQPDSSTAPFALNTTIMTGHRANIFSVKFMPHSNDQTLVTCAGDSQVRVFDIEYSNSSSNAAAALVFNASARSRRFDNFFNGARYLSERNTNARVYRSHADRAKRIVTEWSPYLFLTCSEDGEVRQWDLRQPSSAYPQPRGGQGFMAYRPGLDHDDSNVPPPLISYKRFQLDLNTISCSPSQPHYIALGGAHLHCFLHDRRMLGRDLQAERGDPGSSSPRSSGSSRDDEMMGQATRCVRRFAPHGKKRMRARDNGHITDCKISNSNPNEMIVSWSGDHIYSFDLIRSPDARDPQSTRENPITGSPRPRKRKSSKAKKRKRRQEQEEEASFSSQASGNRHESRRRSQETDDGGELAFRVRYGNGESEDIPLPTLSETFFDAPEEVIERARNAVLTDTQRLSVRIAKRLVTLRKALFSLESALHEISNVSLSDEAESAPTHRFFTSSLAHASYCLNQMNGVMSSWSYPLNPTPDMVNFQQTLRRNREACWRLVQGAGTMLRILGSVAESSSEAVEGRPGIVDVDLFQQIRPSPGESTLDPPVQFGYDFLKAILLWVEGGRAALLSGFKRDPAQRRNQSRFPVPEAAGDEAIETVLVPYLQSLAGDTPIVNVDASRFEHDSTRLLFPTQHAALTAFANAIRLPLEDLNDTAARVDGHGEESTDTPQVQALDRGATKRFWVLKAGRGILMETASGVNFEYCKWAFGGLRTTTVEDDESDEAEDIELGQERSQEDIDPNEEEEPIRDINLVRRGSGSSGPGRYDGSETAVSDISALSLLERRFPGGHDGDDDAPGDDGDIEIDDIDDLASASSNGSDTSDEDDNDDGVAYGENEDEDEEDVEIAELLSGSNGFPRARRELVEIDAPCDTHTRVYRGHCNIKTVKDVGFFGLNDEYVVSGSDSGHLFIWDRQSSDLVNILEGDSDVVNVVQGHPYEPTIAAAGIDSTVKVFSPDRKAQDDAHHGINILNPDHPVNALGSDSNICGLSSCRRMHDSYRIMSQNDVDRQGGMSDAYVTRSMLARLATNLRHRQLQGDGEGTTLVVDPNCAMM; encoded by the exons ATGAAAGCTTCGCTGTACGATCGTCTTTGGCGCCGCGAATCCGGCGAGCAATCGCGGTATGCGAGCCTTAGTGGCATTTACGGGTCGAAGGAATGGGTAAATGATTTGGATATAGTTAATGAACTGGGTGGACATATGGGGTGTATAAATGCGCTATG CTGGTCTGGCTCTGGCCGATTGCTGGCATCAGGTTCGGACGATAAGCATGTCAACCTTTATTCCTATCAACCGGATTCGTCGACCGCGCCTTTCGCCCTCAATACGACTATCATGACCGGACACCGGGCCAATATCTTCTCTGTCAAGTTCATGCCGCACTCCAACGACCAGACATTGGTGACATGCGCGGGGGATTCACAGGTGCGTGTCTTCGACATCGAGTATTcgaacagcagcagcaatgCTGCCGCCGCATTGGTGTTTAACGCATCTGCGCGAAGTCGTCGGTTTGATAACTTCTTCAATGGTGCACGTTATTTGAGCGAGAGGAATACCAACGCGAGGGTCTACCGCAGCCATGCGGATCGCGCTAAGCGGATTGTCACCGAATGGTCGCCTTATCTGTTCCTTACGTGCTCCGAGGACGGTGAGGTGCGCCAGTGGGATCTACGACAGCCATCTTCCGCCTATCCGCAGCCGCGGGGTGGTCAGGGTTTCATGGCGTACCGGCCGGGGCTTGATCATGATGATTCGAATGTTCCGCCGCCGTTGATCTCCTATAAGCGGTTCCAACTGGACCTCAACACCATCTCCTGTTCCCCTAGCCAACCGCATTACATTGCCTTGGGCGGCGCCCACCTCCACTGCTTCCTTCACGATAGACGTATGCTGGGACGCGATCTCCAGGCCGAAAGAGGAGACCCCGGGAGCTCTTCTCCGCGAAGTAGTGGTAGTAGCCGTGACGACGAAATGATGGGGCAAGCGACCAGATGTGTACGACGGTTCGCACCCCATGGCAAGAAACGAATGCGGGCCCGTGACAATGGCCATATCACAGACTGTAAAATTAGCAACTCCAACCCGAACGAGATGATCGTTAGCTGGTCCGGCGACCACATTTACAGCTTTGACTTAATCCGGAGCCCCGATGCCAGAGATCCCCAATCCACCCGAGAAAACCCCATTACCGGCTCGCCCCGTCCTCGTAAGCGGAAAAGCTCAAAGGCTAAGAAGCGTAAGCGCCgccaagagcaagaagaggaagcctCATTTTCGTCGCAAGCTAGCGGTAATCGACATGAGTCTCGTCGCCGCTCCCAGGAAACTGATGATGGCGGCGAGCTCGCGTTTAGAGTCCGTTACGGCAATGGGGAGTCGGAAGATATTCCTCTGCCAACGCTGTCTGAGACGTTCTTCGATGCGCCGGAGGAAGTGATCGAGCGAGCTCGCAATGCTGTGCTCACTGATACCCAGCGGTTAAGCGTGCGCATTGCAAAGCGTCTGGTTACGCTCCGCAAAGCCCTCTTTTCACTGGAGTCTGCTTTGCACGAAATTAGTAATGTGTCATTATCGGATGAGGCGGAGTCAGCGCCCACTCATCGATTCTTTACGTCCTCACTCGCACACGCCTCGTACTGTCTCAACCAGATGAACGGGGTGATGAGTTCATGGTCCTATCCTCTCAACCCTACACCCGacatggtgaatttccagCAAACGCTCCGCCGGAATCGAGAAGCTTGCTGGCGACTCGTCCAAGGCGCAGGGACCATGCTCCGTATCCTAGGAAGCGTGGCGGAAAGCTCATCAGAAGCGGTAGAAGGAAGACCGGGCATTGTTGACGTTGACCTGTTCCAGCAGATAAGACCCTCTCCGGGTGAGAGCACTCTTGATCCGCCGGTGCAGTTTGGATATGATTTTCTCAAAGCTATTTTGCTTTGGGTGGAAGGTGGGAGAGCTGCTCTTTTGTCTGGGTTCAAGCGCGATCCCGCGCAGAGACGTAACCAGTCTCGGTTCCCGGTTCCAGAGGCTGCTGGGGATGAAGCGATTGAGACGGTTTTGGTTCCGTATTTGCAAAGCCTTGCTGGTGATACGCCTATCGTGAATGTTGATGCTTCGCGGTTCGAGCATGATAGTACGCGGCTGTTGTTCCCGACACAACATGCGGCGTTGACAGCGTTCGCAAATGCCATTAGATTACCTTTGGAGGACCTTAATGATACCGCGGCCCGTGTCGACGGCCATGGCGAGGAGTCCACTGATACCCCGCAAGTGCAGGCCCTTGACAGAGGCGCCACAAAACGCTTCTGGGTCCTCAAAGCAGGCCGCGGAATTCTGATGGAGACAGCCTCCGGCGTGAACTTTGAATACTGCAAGTGGGCCTTTGGCGGTTTGCGCACGACGACCGTTGAAGACGACGAAAGCGATGAAGCCGAGGATATTGAACTGGGACAGGAGAGGTCACAGGAGGACATTGATCCtaatgaagaagaggaaccgATTCGGGACATAAACCTGGTTAGACGGGGCTCGGGATCGTCTGGGCCGGGGAGGTATGATGGGAGTGAGACTGCCGTGAGTGATATATCAGCTTTGAGCCTTTTGGAAAGGAGGTTTCCGGGTGGTCACGATGGCGATGACGATGCCCCTGGCGATGATGGCGATATCGAAATCGACGACATCGACGATCTGGCAAGTGCCAGCAGTAATGGGAGTGATACCAGCGACGAGGATGACAATGACGATGGCGTTGCTTATGGCGAgaatgaagacgaagatgaagaagatgtgGAAATCGCAGAGCTCCTATCCGGATCGAACGGATTCCCACGAGCACGACGGGAGCTTGTCGAAATCGATGCTCCCTGCGATACACATACCAGGGTTTATCGTGGACATTGCAATATCAAAACCGTCAAGGACGTCGGTTTTTTCGGTCTTAATGATGAGTATGTTGTTAGCGGCAGCGACTCGGGACATTTGTTCATCTGGGATCGACAATCGAGTGATCTGGTTAATATCCTCGAAGGAGATAGCGATGTTGTCAATGTTGTACAGG GCCACCCCTACGAACCAACCATCGCCGCTGCCGGAATCGACAGCACCGTCAAGGTCTTCTCCCCGGACCGCAAAGCGCAAGACGATGCCCATCATGGCATTAACATCCTCAATCCCGATCATCCTGTCAATGCGCTTGGCAGCGACTCGAATATCTGCGGTCTATCGAGTTGTCGGCGCATGCATGATAGTTATCGCATTATGAGCCAGAATGATGTTGATCGGCAGGGTGGGATGAGTGATGCTTATGTTACG AGGAGTATGTTGGCAAGACTCGCTACGAATTTGAGACATAGGCAGCTTCAAGGTGATGGCGAGGGAACGACTCTTGTCGTTGATCCGAATTGCGCT ATGATGTGA
- the SOL1 gene encoding 6-phosphogluconolactonase (COG:G;~EggNog:ENOG410PISM;~InterPro:IPR039104,IPR005900,IPR037171,IPR006148;~PFAM:PF01182;~go_function: GO:0017057 - 6-phosphogluconolactonase activity [Evidence IEA];~go_process: GO:0005975 - carbohydrate metabolic process [Evidence IEA];~go_process: GO:0006098 - pentose-phosphate shunt [Evidence IEA]) codes for MTTSSPVLYSFPNTDTVAKQLRPYVLRAQNSAINRHDTFRLAVSGGSLPAILAEALLASSNGSPEDTPQFSKWEIFFADERAVPLDHPDSNYRLLKDELVSKIPSEFGTPNIHPIDEKHVGDDDPQELADLYQEDLMRSFAAKDSVKLPVFDLILLGCGPDGHTCSLFPGHELLREKDAWVAAEINSPKPPPKRITLTLPVVTHALNIAFVATGGGKKDILKQIFDTEEGRSLPSALVNQGAGEKVSWFTDHPAVEGVAFPRRGSL; via the coding sequence ATGACTACATCCTCTCCCGTCCTCTACAGCTTCCCCAACACCGACACTGTGGCCAAGCAATTGCGGCCCTATGTGCTCCGGGCTCAGAATTCTGCTATCAACCGTCACGACACCTTTCGCCTTGCCGTCTCCGGTGGCTCTTTGCCAGCCATCCTGGCTGAAGCCCTCCTGGCCTCTAGCAATGGCTCCCCTGAAGACACCCCGCAGTTCTCCAAGTGGGAGATCTTCTTCGCTGACGAGCGCGCCGTGCCCCTCGACCACCCAGACAGCAACTACCGTCTCCTGAAGGACGAGCTTGTCAGCAAGATCCCCTCGGAATTTGGCACCCCCAATATCCACCCCATCGACGAGAAGCACGTCGGTGATGACGACCCGCAGGAGCTGGCCGACCTGTATCAGGAGGATCTGATGCGCTCTTTCGCCGCCAAGGACAGTGTCAAGTTGCCCGTTTTCGACCTTATCCTTCTGGGCTGCGGTCCCGACGGTCACACCTGCAGTTTGTTCCCCGGCCATGAGCTGCTGCGCGAGAAAGACGCCTGGGTGGCTGCTGAGATCAACTCGCCCAAGCCCCCGCCGAAGCGTATTACTTTGACCCTTCCTGTCGTCACTCACGCGCTCAACATTGCTTTCGTTGCTACCGGTGGTGGAAAGAAGGACATTCTGAAGCAGATCTTTGATACTGAGGAGGGTCGTAGCCTGCCTTCGGCTCTTGTTAACCAGGGTGCTGGTGAGAAGGTCAGCTGGTTCACTGACCACCCTGCTGTCGAGGGTGTTGCTTTCCCCCGGCGCGGGAGCCTCTAA
- a CDS encoding RNA-binding protein (COG:A;~EggNog:ENOG410PWN8;~InterPro:IPR000504,IPR012677,IPR035979;~PFAM:PF00076;~go_function: GO:0003676 - nucleic acid binding [Evidence IEA]), producing MPTREKSRPKPRGSDEEFVLFLQGIPAHCRWQELKDLIRQTAVHIRQAVVYDDSHGFPTGLGQIIVKNEEEAWRTYHRLSANGWEGQSIVVTLSKTCAPTRPIAGPTRGPACVFPSGYMSGYSTPPRVTQNLAAPGSPESLYQSPEYAPIIGLPQPPPSFVPMFQDPLSPPTAPAPGPGPAVACDSSLYTFIPPPTYQFQQVPEPLAHVPAKPLFNIPSYTTNNFYTKSTRRTILVQNLSANTTQANLASLFQEAGPIERCHFDSTTTTSAYTHQKQSARITFTTPDSAKRAATLFNNTAFMGSKRIRVRIDRNPNPNPSLAPTPDYNQTPTVNNTRTTSAASTNSTTPASSPSPSPGPYSYSYAGHSSAGTSPAHSVAGGSRPASKDGPAPRQSVDRCQPLVVNGSGVGRNAVAVVVG from the exons ATGCCTACCCGCGAGAAATCACGCCCGAAACCTCGAGGATCCGACGAGGAATTTGTCCTCTTTCTTCAAGGG ATCCCAGCCCATTGCCGCTGGCAAGAACTCAAAGACCTCATCCGCCAGACAGCCGTTCATATCCGCCAGGCTGTGGTCTACGACGACAGTCATGGCTTTCCTACTGGGTTGGGACAGATAATCGTCaagaatgaagaggaagcgtGGAGGACTTATC ATCGACTGTCCGCCAACGGCTGGGAAGGACAGAGCATAGTCGTCACGCTCTCGAAAACCTGTGCCCCGACTCGTCCTATCGCAGGCCCTACCAGAGGTCCAGCGTGCGTGTTTCCTTCTGGTTATATGTCTGGCTACTCGACGCCGCCTCGTGTGACCCAGAATTTGGCCGCCCCCGGTTCTCCAGA ATCCCTATACCAGAGCCCAGAATACGCACCGATAATAGGCCTCCCTCAGCCACCGCCGTCATTCGTCCCCATGTTCCAAGACCCTCTATCTCCACCGACGGCTCCAGCTCCAGGTCCAGGTCCAGCCGTCGCCTGCGATTCTTCATTATACACCTTCATCCCTCCACCGACATACCAATTCCAACAAGTCCCTGAACCACTCGCACACGTCCCAGCGAAGCCTCTGTTCAACATCCCAAgctacaccaccaacaactTCTACACGAAATCCACCCGCCGCACAATTCTCGTCCAAAACCTCAGCGCAAACACAACACAAGCGAACCTGGCCTCTCTCTTCCAAGAAGCTGGTCCTATCGAGCGATGCCACTTCGACAGCACCACAACAACTTCCGCTTACACCCACCAGAAACAATCAGCCAGAATCACATTCACAACACCGGACTCCGCCAAACGCGCTGCCACACTATTCAACAACACCGCATTCATGGGGTCAAAGCGAATCCGCGTACGCATCGATCGaaaccccaaccccaaccccagCCTAGCACCGACCCCAGACTACAACCAGACCCCGACTGTGAATAATACAAGGACAACCAGCGCAGCAAGCACAAACTCAACAACACCCGCTTCAAGCCCTAGCCCTAGTCCTGGTCCTTACTCTTATTCATACGCTGGCCATAGCAGCGCTGGGACTAGTCCTGCGCATAGTGTTGCTGGCGGTTCTAGGCCTGCGTCGAAGGATGGACCTGCTCCGAGACAGTCGGTGGATAGGTGTCAGCCGTTGGTGGTGAATGGGTCTGGGGTTGGGAGGAATgcggttgctgttgttgttggttga
- a CDS encoding uncharacterized protein (COG:S;~EggNog:ENOG410PNQ4), whose amino-acid sequence MPIPTRSVSLREPRQQGSSNVTRTATKAPASTAANESALNRRKSMLLPQRHSSVRETPSSTVKTQTQESRLRLPQRGINSNGTKPATGAATATATARTSATTTTATHRRTVSQQQPQQRQQQEDAKRPISQNSTATSATSTSSSSGAAIARRQSLRPSPLKTVSRTVPSGRPTASTTTATTPTSATAPTSSASPRKRAEATRNAQSISPTKKTSMPPPPLPRPARSASLRQPSTPQSSPGVPAAGARGHTRVRSQIVTPSSTPRLKPSSSTPQSSPRKPARGSTAVNPTASINAAANALAAITAEADPSLMPSSWPEVAAVQTEVLQLYLFHSSSLQKHAEWQAESEAKLRRKYDSVAQKYRSIVDEEKQWQRRLNGQALDYWVQNIQTHNGRLGFAEQIQLLSQTMQEVTELSDEVGGRYTLAVQSFEHWFRKADEIKKIRTQLDSGAADLVVFIDPLDGIWRDEVNDLGMKLERCSRQLQSLDILGYGDTEKLNDSALLRIARGLDDMTNLMQDEIHAMRKIEGDIVRSERAWVSQLTDPLVMSDNRPREDRSLRAGMWRSAFE is encoded by the exons ATGCCCATTCCAACGCGCTCCGTTTCCCTACGAGAGCCCCGTCAGCAG GGTAGTTCCAATGTAACCCGCACGGCGACAAAGGCGCCAGCCTCCACCGCAGCGAACGAAAGTGCCTTGAACCGGAGAAAGTCGATGCTCCTGCCACAACGCCATAGTTCGGTACGGGAAACACCATCGTCAACTGTGAAAACGCAGACGCAGGAGAGCAGATTACGGTTACCGCAACGGGGAATTAACAGCAACGGTACTAAACCGGCTACTGGTGCGgcgactgcgactgcgactgcTAGAACTTCGGCTACGACTACTACCGCTACACATCGAAGGACGGTGTCGCAACAACAGCCGCAACAACGACAACAGCAGGAAGATGCGAAGCGTCCTATATCACAGAACTCCACGGCGACCTCTGCTACTAGCACAAGTAGCAGTAGTGGTGCTGCCATCGCTCGTCGCCAGAGCTTGAGACCTAGTCCGCTGAAGACGGTTTCGAGGACGGTTCCCTCGGGGAGGCCTACTGCTTCTACCACTACTGCAACTACTCCTACGTCTGCTACCGCTCCTACGTCTTCGGCCTCTCCACGAAAACGTGCAGAAGCTACGAGAAATGCGCAGTCGATTTCCCCTACCAAGAAAACAAGTATGCCCCCGCCGCCTCTTCCCCGACCAGCTCGATCGGCTTCTCTCAGACAACCAAGTACACCTCAGTCGAGCCCAGGAGTTCCAGCGGCGGGTGCTAGGGGTCATACCAGAGTTCGCAGTCAGATAGTGACGCCGTCTTCGACGCCACGTTTGAAACCATCGTCCTCGACACCCCAGTCATCGCCGAGGAAGCCGGCTAGGGGCTCGACTGCGGTAAATCCTACGGCTTCTATTAATGCTGCTGCTAATGCTCTCGCGGCGATTACTGCGGAAGCGGATCCTTCGTTGATGCCTTCATCCTGGCCTGAGGTCGCAGCGGTACAGACTGAAGTCTTGCAGCTGTATCTCTTCCATTCGTCCTCGCTCCAGAAACATGCAGAATGGCAGGCAGAATcggaagcaaagctacggAGGAAGTATGACTCGGTCGCGCAGAAGTACCGTTCTATTGTGGACGAGGAGAAGCAGTGGCAGCGTCGTCTTAACGGACAAGCGTTGGATTACTGGGTTCAGAACATCCAAACACATAACGGCCGTCTAGGATTTGCCGAACAGATTCAGCTTCTCTCGCAAACCATGCAGGAAGTGACTGAGCTGTCAGATGAAGTCGGAGGAAGGTACACGTTGGCCGTTCAAAGTTTCGAGCACTGGTTccgaaaagccgacgaaaTTAAAAAAATCCGCACTCAGCTCGACTCGGGAGCAGCCGATCTCGTGGTCTTCATTGATCCCCTCGATGGTATCTGGCGGGACGAGGTGAACGACCTGGGAATGAAGCTCGAGCGCTGCTCGCGGCAGCTACAGAGTCTTGATATTCTGGGCTACGGGGATACAGAGAAGCTAAATGATTCCGCCCTTCTTCGGATCGCACGAGGACTTGATGATATGACGAATTTAATGCAGGATGAGATTCATGCGATGCGCAAGATTGAAGGTGACATTGTACGGTCGGAGAGGGCATGGGTGAGTCAGCTCACTGATCCTTTGGTCATGTCTGACAACCGGCCTCGTGAGGATCGGAGTCTGAGAGCTGGGATGTGGAGAAGTGCCTTTGAATGA
- a CDS encoding uncharacterized protein (BUSCO:EOG09263KVG;~COG:U;~EggNog:ENOG410PFKT;~InterPro:IPR035969,IPR000195;~PFAM:PF00566), with protein sequence MTSRPTTQAQLNLAALASPSPSPRTMRSLRKIQSHHTLSSNTSSDLQTITSAAGTDESSLATQQHHQQQQQRQLASPARIRTHGRGRSNSDSGSREATLTVPRKRRPARKTGSGIGVKRSLLESYLRDGPQDGNLAEGLQELRYLVLSTRVEADADGMSTYRVYLWLILLDIPPVPTDEYLSLIHRGRSPAYTKIRNDTFRTLATDPLFKRRVTEASLIRLLNAVAWKLQDAKGNRRRKSRPSSSRRREMESLIKTPPRIAEEDEDEFVLVDNNTTLTTPFTSTATTPNDNNNNINARGNVSESAIYVQGMNVLCAPFLYAARSEVEAFALFHHFVTHECPGYIRSAMDGVHRGLRLVDRCLEVVEPKLAAYLFSKGMQAELYAFPSVLTLCACTPPLPEVLHLWDFLFAYGSHLNILCIVAQLIRMRDTILESASPNKILRSFPPLDAKEIIALTVLIVRKIPSPLYTELVNHAK encoded by the exons ATGACCTCCCGCCCAACAACACAAGCGCAGCTCAACCTCGCTGCCCTCGCATCCCCCTCACCCTCTCCGCGAACGATGCGATCTCTGCGCAAGATACAATCACATCATACACTTTCTTCGAATACGTCTTCCGACCTTCAAACCATCACTTCCGCCGCGGGTACCGACGAATCCTCCCTAGCAACGCAACaacaccaccagcaacaacagcaacggCAATTAGCATCACCCGCTCGAATCCGGACGCATGGTCGGGGACGGTCGAATAGTGATTCGGGCTCTCGGGAGGCAACGCTTACTGTCCCGAGAAAGAGGCGACCAGCTAGGAAGACGGGGTCGGGGATTGGGGTGAAGAGGTCACTCTTGGAGAGCTATCTTAGAGATGGGCCACAGGATGGGAATCTTGCAGAGGGGCTACAGGAGTTGAGGTATTTGGTTTTGTCTACGAGAGTGGAAGCTGATGCTGATGGCATG TCAACGTACCGGGTATACCTGTGGCTCATCCTCCTCGATATCCCTCCCGTTCCAACAGATGAATATCTTTCTCTGATCCATCGTGGCCGTTCACCGGCATACACCAAGATCCGCAACGATACCTTCCGCACTCTGGCGACGGATCCCCTGTTCAAGCGGCGCGTGACGGAAGCGAGTCTGATACGACTGTTGAACGCAGTAGCGTGGAAACTCCAAGATGCGAAGGGCAACCGCCGTCGCAAGTCACGACCTTCCTCGTCTCGCAGACGGGAAATGGAATCATTGATCAAAACGCCGCCGCGCAtcgccgaagaagacgaagatgaatTTGTCCTTGTCGATAATAATACCACCCTCACCACTCCTTTTACCTCTACTGCTACTACTCCTAATGATAATAACAATAATATCAACGCTCGCGGAAACGTAAGCGAATCCGCCATCTACGTCCAGGGCATGAATGTCCTCTGTGCTCCGTTCCTCTATGCCGCCCGCAGCGAAGTTGAGGCCTTTGCGCTTTTTCACCATTTTGTCACCCACGAATGTCCCGGATATATCCGCAGCGCAATGGACGGCGTCCATCGGGGCTTACGTCTTGTCGACCGGTGTCTGGAAGTCGTTGAGCCAAAATTAGCCGCCTACCTCTTCTCCAAGGGGATGCAAGCAGAGCTGTACGCGTTCCCGTCTGTTTTGACGCTGTGCGCGTGCACACCTCCGTTACCTGAAGTGCTTCATCTGTGGGATTTTCTGTTTGCGTACGGATCGCATTTGAATATTTTATGTATTGTTGCGCAGTTGATTAGGATGAGGGATACGATTCTCGAGAGCGCTAG TCCAAACAAAATCCTACGCTCATTCCCACCCCTTGACGCCAAGGAAATCATCGCCTTGACCGTCCTGATCGTCCGCAAGATACCCAGTCCTCTTTATACGGAGTTGGTGAACCATGCTAAGTAG